GCTGTGGCGCCAGCTCAAACTCtgatctggtcctactcctgtgtgttcttgcctccactgtccacagctgtcagaacaAGTGTGGTtccttttgtgggagctctcaatgtccttttatatattccatagacagagtctgcctagttgattgtgtggatttaaccTGCAGCTTGCACaactggtgggaaggttttgggtcctCTTCCTTATCCACACTGCCCATGGGTTTCAATTGTGATTTCATCTTCACCTCTGTATGCGGGTCATCCACTGGCACTTGCTCCTGGGGCTGTCCTGGAGGACTTAAGTCTGCCTCAGTGAGTATCAAGTGTTGAAGTGGTGCAggtgcttgggtcgcaggggcgCTGGCatcaccaggtactcaggggaggtGGTGGctagagaaacaggaaaaatagtgctctagaagggtaaggcaacccactccagtattgttgcctggagaaccccactgaccgagaagcctggcaagccacagtccacaggactgcaaagagttggacacgactgaagcaaccccACATACATAGAAGCAAGACTTTTCTTGCCTATGACAGCGCTGTCCCAGTGAGGTGAGGGCTGAGCCTGAacgtggcacagctgcttgggtcaTGGGAACCCTGGTGGCGCCAaatgtgcagggacacggactgcctcagCTGCAGCAGTTATGGCCCTAACAGAGTATTTTGGAGCCTCTGGCAGCTGGCGATCAGGCCTCTTTGGCTAGTCTTTCTCCATTGCTCCACTGGTTCAGGTACTTAGAGggttcccttgcctggggtccttctctgctgtTCAGCACCTCAGGCACATAAATTGgccaccctggctggggtcccaCCCTGTTGTTCGTTGCATcaggcaccctgggtggggtcctactgtGTTGTTCCATGCATCAGGCGCTTGATGTGCAGCCTCTCTATTATTCAACTGCCAATGCTGACAGGTGGGGAGaaagaggctatggtgatggcccCACCtcctatgcatgactcagcagtattgtcttgtttccatggctgcctggctttcctccacagacaTTTctcaccacaatctcctccctcacatccccttggtCAGTCTCCcagcagtcaacagcagcccttgccctgggattgttccacaatccctaaactccaacTCCTAGCTATTTCACCTTCTAGGtgacctgcatccctgtctgggGTAAATAGGGCTGTGGCAAGGATTGTCTGATTCTCATTTGATTTAGGCTGTCAAAGATCAGCTTCTTCACTCTCAGCCTCAAATGTTTCTTCTCTGACCAAGgcaattgccccaatgtggggacCAGACCCCTgtttcagttcccccacccactgagggcaggtccagtcctactaacactctggtttttccccctagttccttcatcctactgagttttgtgtggttctatatattcttttccagtggtcaggtactcctgcctACTCTCAGCTGGAGTTCTgcaagcacttctgtgtctgaaggtataTTCCTGATGTACCTGTAGacagagatgtactccacatccacctacccctctgccatcttgtttccAACTGGGATGTGTTGTTGAGGACACTGAGTATGTTTCCTTTGTTGCTTGTATTAACCAGtagaagaaagtaaggaaatcaaaaggaaaaaactaaTAAGGGAATGATGGAGTTTCAGATCATAGTCTATGGAGTGCTTTTCACTTGCATTAGTAACTGGAAATTCTGGAGATGTAAACACAGAAAGCATGATAATATCATGGAcaacattttttcatttacaaTGAAACTCTTTATTTCTGATCATTTGTACAACTTTGCATACAGAAATAACTCAAACTGAATCATCCAGAAATTCAAGTTCATATTTGACTTTATAAACATGTCTCTAAAAGTCCCCAGCAACTACCCAAATCAACACATCCTTCTAGAATCATGCACTCTTGCTGGATCACATTTACTTCTCTCAATCACACTAAGCAGATATCAGAAACCAGGGGTGCATTTTCCCTTCATAATGGACCTATGTCCTAGATTTCAGTTTCCAAATATCCAGAAGAACGTTTATGATAGAAGGAACCGCCTAGGTAGGgtatttggaaaaggaaatggccacccactccagtattcttttctggagaatcccagggacagaggagccaggtgggctgctgtctatggggtcacacagagtcagacatgactgaagtgacttagcagctgcagcaggcAGGGTATTGCAGTATTATGCATTGGGACTCAAGTGATCACACATGTCATCACCACAGTAAGGACAGGGGCTGGGGCTAACCCAAATCTTCCTGGGACGTCCTAAGTCTGTAAGGATCTCCCAAAGCTCAGCTTTTAGCTGGGCAAGTCTCTCCTGGTGAAGAATACCCAGAGAACTGTAACTCTCCCGAGGGGCAGGATAAAGCTCTAGACTTAAATCAGACAACCCATCAGTATGACACAGGAGACTCTCCAGGACAGCCATGGAGATGAGGTTCCCACATATGCTGAGGACCCTGAGTTGGGAGCAGCTGCTCAGGACAGGAAGGATGGCCATAAGGTGGGAGTCCATGATCCCACACAGGTTTAAGTCCAGCTCTTCAAGAGTGCCTGCAACTTTCTCCAGCAGAACTTGGAGGAGCTCAGGACGAAAGTTGGTCAAGGTAACACCGTTCAGATTCAGGCCCTTTAGCTGACAGATGTTCCTACACTGGGACAGATGAGTCAAGTCTGATTCTGTAAGGAGGCAGTTGGTTATTGAGATGTTGTACAAGGAGGTCTTCAGAcatctggagggaaaaaaaagaaaaaccagcaaTTAGATATGGAAAACCAGAGTGATAAGTGATCTCCACTTGAGAGGTAAATTATTGGCCTGAAGCCAAATTTGTTATTACCGTCTGATAAAACTCAATACCCAGAATGTCCAGTCTCATTTTACCTAAGTCCTGCCATTTTCATTTTGTGACTGGATCAAGCTCAAAGAATCTTGAAAACTCCTTTTCCTCATATGTCAAGCAGAGTACAACATACTCCACTTCCTTAGGAGCATGAATGAAGATAATGGATGCACTAGAAATGCTCAAAGGAGAGCCTGAGACAGTCACCATCAAGTGTGGACACCACTGAATTTTAGTACTGGGAGATGAGATAAATATGCTTTTAATTCAGATCTCTTCAGTCAATGCTTGGGCTCCAGATGCCTGTATCTCTGGCCAGGTCAAGCACTTGGAAGACATGTAGAAACAATAAGACTCCATACATTGCCCTGGGGCTGCCAAACTTCTGCAACTTCCAACCGGGCATCATCTACAAACCTTCTATCATTGTTCACTCTCCTTTTGCTTCTGCTTTACCATTAACTTCAGAATCATGCACTTCCAGAATATTACCTTATATGCAACACAAGACCACCTTTAAGGGCTGGGACTTTAAGACAGGCTCACTGTGGTCACAGATTAGTGACCACAGAGTTTCTTTTTAGAAATGCTAATGTCTGATGTGGTTTGTCCTTGTCAATGCCACCTTCACTAACCTGTTTACCTAAGTCATCCGAACAGAGATATCTCttcccaaagaagaaatcacataCATGCCTGCATTATATTTACGCCCCCTTAATTCATAGATTCCTAACCTGGTGTCCCTTTCCAGAGCTTCTATACTGGTTTTCTCACACCTTGATTGTTCTGCTTATGTGTGACCACAGGTCACAGTAGAGCAGCAAATGAGACAGTGCATTTGATGTTTCACTACTGTGTTCACTGTTACTCAACCAGCGCTGGTCCCTTACCTGAGCATCTGGTTCAGGCGGCCTTCGAGGAAAGCTGGACCTTCCATATGGAGATCCTGGAGGTGCTGCAGCCTGAGGATCTGAGAGGTAAATTGCAGAAAAGCCTGATGGTCCTGTTCCTCAGCAACAGACCCATGAATCGGGGAGAGAAAGAGTCTCTGAACATTTCTCATCTTGCCCAGGAGAGAAGAAAACTTGGCCAGGGTGGACAGCTTTTGGTTGAGACTCAATTCTACCTCCTGTACACAGTTCAGCTTCACCATACTGagaattttcttaatattttccttggaccttgaaataatttttatcttcttaCAGCACAGGTGTATGGAGCCTTTCCGTTGCTGCACCCACCTGAGGAGGTAGGTGAGGAATTTGATCGAGGTCTTTGTCTTGAGACAAAGTTCTATGTATACCACCAAGGGAGTCAATGGGTGCTTTGTCCTTGACATGTCCTCAGCCACTGGCGCCATCAGTGAGCTTGAGGACACATGGTTCATGTTTCCAGACCATATGTTCCAGAAGTCCTGGCCAGTATTTCTCAAGTCCAGCACCTGCAGTTTGCATCTCCTGTGGGGAAACAGAAGATCAGGtgagattctttaaaatatacactaAATGAAACTACAGCCTCAGAATTTAAGCAACATCCTAACTTCCCATCTGTGCTTTTACTTCACATTCTTGATATCaccttctgtcttttctctctcctctcttgctCACTTTCCTCCagctccttttcctcttccatcCTTCTCATTATACTTTTGTAAGGTATTTCCCAATGTGATCTCAGCAATGCTCAAAGCTTCTGAGCTTTTTCAGAAGTCTCTGGTCCAACCCTTGGTCATTCACTGTCTCTGACACCAGCAGTGTCTTCTAGGACACCCAAGATCCTACCAAACTACCTGGATTGGACTCACCTGGGGTGAACCTTCTGGGCCAACAGGACATCAAGACCACCCAGCACTGCTTGTATGGTTCCTTGGTGaggcttctgcatcagtcctccTAGAGGCAGGCGGGCAAAGGGCCAAGTTTGCACCATGGCCTTCAGGGTCTCACTGTGTCTGCCAGAGAAGGCGGCCATGAACAGTGGTGGGTAGAGCTCCATGGGCAGATACTCCAAAGAGGAGATGGCCAAGGCCTCATCTCTCACTAGGCTCATTGCTGCCAAATTCACAAGTCTTGGTGGGTTGTAAGCACTCATGACTCTTCTCTGAATGGAATCCTGTGAAAATGCAAGAGGACAAAGCATTCTTCTCAGGTTGATCATACCCATAAGGGTggtctctctccccatccctcagggAAATTAAATCAGAGCCAAAGTCATTGCCTTGGAAATGATGAACCAGAATGGAAGAAACTCAGTTTGTCTGGCTTCCAGTCTGGATTTGGTAGGCACTAAGCCATAGGTCTGCCCCTCCTGGCACTAGAGCAAGAATCTCTCCAGTATGAAGAATGAAGAAAGGCAACCAGTAGCTCATTCATTTCCTTCCACTGCTTTGCTTAATGTGTTTCCCTGTTGTGCATTTGTATCAGGAGATTGAACAAGTTGACTCCCTTTTTCAAAGGTGAAAACATGTAAAGAATCACACAGGGCCCAAATTATGGGGATGGAAGGTCATGTGGAACTTGAACTTCCATCCTCAGTTCCCACAGTTAACTTTGATTGGAAGGATTAAGGAGATACCTTAAAAGAAATGCCATTTGTACATAGATTAAAACTTTAATGTCAAGAAATAGCATTTCAAACAGTTAGATGTCTTTTATTATCCAGAAAAAACTGCTTGATAAGACATGTAATTGATATAAACCAAAGCCAAAATCAAAATGTTTAGGATGAAGGCAAAGCTACACTTTGAGCCAAAAAGAAAGCCTAAAATTTGTTaaccaaaacaaaagaaagagg
The genomic region above belongs to Odocoileus virginianus isolate 20LAN1187 ecotype Illinois chromosome 11, Ovbor_1.2, whole genome shotgun sequence and contains:
- the LOC110142834 gene encoding PRAME family member 8-like, encoding MEGTGPNISALLLNGCCEKVFRKNILKAVLEATQVLSLTFFLEQQRVSCWPPVSLLTLPTWSSSNQDSIQRRVMSAYNPPRLVNLAAMSLVRDEALAISSLEYLPMELYPPLFMAAFSGRHSETLKAMVQTWPFARLPLGGLMQKPHQGTIQAVLGGLDVLLAQKVHPRRCKLQVLDLRNTGQDFWNIWSGNMNHVSSSSLMAPVAEDMSRTKHPLTPLVVYIELCLKTKTSIKFLTYLLRWVQQRKGSIHLCCKKIKIISRSKENIKKILSMVKLNCVQEVELSLNQKLSTLAKFSSLLGKMRNVQRLFLSPIHGSVAEEQDHQAFLQFTSQILRLQHLQDLHMEGPAFLEGRLNQMLRCLKTSLYNISITNCLLTESDLTHLSQCRNICQLKGLNLNGVTLTNFRPELLQVLLEKVAGTLEELDLNLCGIMDSHLMAILPVLSSCSQLRVLSICGNLISMAVLESLLCHTDGLSDLSLELYPAPRESYSSLGILHQERLAQLKAELWEILTDLGRPRKIWVSPSPCPYCGDDMCDHLSPNA